Within Metabacillus schmidteae, the genomic segment TCGCATTTTGCAGCTGGTATATCTCAATATCCTATGGATTGCTTTCACGATGCTGGGTTTTGTTTTAGTAGGAATCGGTCCTGCCACATTGGCACTGTTAACAGTCATGAGGCAGTGGATTCGAGGAAATAGTGATGTCCCAATTTTTCGGACATTCTGGCAAACGTATCGTTCTTCCTTTAAAGAAGCGTCTGTCATGGGCATGATTTATCTTGTTATTGGCTGGATTTTATATGTTGATCTTTTGTATGTTCAATCTTTTTACTTACGAGCTTTAGTGATCTTTGTATGTTTTATCTATGTTGTTTCTCTTTGTTATGTGTTTCCCATTATGGCCCACTATGATTGGAAAAGCACTGTTCTAAAAATCAAGTTCTCCGTCATATTTGGGATTTCATATTTACAATATACATTGATTTTGCTTTTGGCATTAGCCTTCATTTATTTGGTTCTCTTTATGTACTCAGGTGCACTTATCTTCTTTGGGGTTAGTATTGGGAATTACATTATTATGTGGATGGCAAATCAAGTGTTTATAAAAATTGAAAACCAGGCAGTGCTGCAGGAAAGTGAGAGCCAAACATAATAGACATTTTAAGGGGGTGGAGAGAAGGAATAGAGAATGAGGGGATTTATGTAAAAATCAGTATGAGAAGGATAAAAAAACTCACCGTCATGAAAGGGGATAATGGTTGATTATGAAAAAGAAAAAACTTGCCAAAATAATTGGGGTAAATGTATTAGTTGCATCACAAATTCTTCTTGCTGCTTGTTCCAATAATAATGAACAAGCAAGTGGAGATTCTGAAAAGTATGATCCTGAATCAAAAGTTGAAGTGAACTGGACAGCGATCCTGCACACGCCATCTCCACCAACAGATGTCGTATTAAAAGAAATTGAAGAAGCGACAAATTCGACGATCAATTTTAATTGGGTACCTGATGCTTCAAAAGAAGAAAGAATTACAGCTGCACTTGCCTCAGGAGAACTATCTGACATTATTTCATTAACAATGCTGACAAATTCTTCAGTAAGACAATCATTAAAAACCGGTATGTTTTGGGATGTGGAAAAGTACTTAGATGATTATGATAATTTGAAACTCATTTCTGAAGATATTAGAACAGCTGCATCTATCGATGGAAAATTATATGGTGTACCATTTCAAAAAGATTTAGCTCGTTCCGGACTATTGCTTCGTAAGGATTGGTTAGACAATTTAGGTTTAGAAGTTCCAAAAACATTAGATGAATTATATGAGGTTGCAAGAGCATTTACAGAAGATGATCCAGACGGTAATGGCAAAGATGATACAGTTGCCTTTGGTGATCGAAGTGAACTTAGATACGGCAGCTTTAAAACGTTAAGCTCCTACTTTGGAACACCAAATGGATGGAAGGTTGAAGAAGATGGTACTTTTACACCGGAATTCGAGACACAAGCATATAAAGATACAATGAACTATTCAAGAAAGTTATACGAGAATGGCTACTTGGATCAGGATTTTGCGGTAACAGCTAAAACAGATCAACAACAAAAATTCGCACAAGGTAAAACAGGGATTTATACCGGTTTGGTTGATATTAAAAATTTAAAAACGATGGCAGAGGGTATCCAGGATGAAATGGAGATCGTGCCAATCAATAAAATGGAAAGCCCTGATGGAGAAAATCATATTTGGTCTGAAAATAGCGGTGTAGGGGGATTAATGGCATTCCCTAAATCAGAAGTGAAAACAGAAGCAGAGTTAAAGCGCTTACTGCAATTTGTTAATGACATGATTGATGAAGAAGTGTTTATGCTCATGACAGGCGGTATTGAAGGAACTCACTATGAAACAGATGAAAATGGTGCATTTACGATTTTAGACACTGACTTATGGCAAAAAGACGTACAACCATTTTCCAGCTCAAGACCAAGTGAAATTACCCACTCTTTAGTTGATGCTGATCCTAATAAGCAATTGGTCAATGAATTAATAAAAGAAAATGCTGAATTTGCCGTTCTGGATCCTACTGTTCCACTTGATTCACAGACAGCAAATGAAAGAGGAACAGAATTAGAGAAAATTATCATTGATGCAACGATTAAATACATCATGGGAGAACTGGATGAAAAAGGCTTTGATGATGCTGTAGAGAAGTGGAAACAGTCCGGCGGAGATTCAATGGCAAAAGAATATGAAGAGGCTTATAAGAAAGCACAAGGATGATGGTGAAATAGTAAAGGTAAGATTCTTTCTCCTTACATGTAAATATAGGAGAAAGAATCTTCTTTCTTGAATTAAGAAAGGAGCTTTTTTATGGAGAAAAAGTCGATGATAAAAAATCCAATTCTAACAGGATTTAATCCCGATCCTTGTATTATTCGGGTGGAGGAGAACTACTATATTGTGACCTCAACTTTTGAATGGTATCCGGGTGTACTAGTCTATCATTCTAGAGATCTACAAAACTGGCAGCATCTAACAAATATTTTGAGTAAAAACACAAACTTTACCGGTAATCCAGATTCAGGCAGCATCTGGGCACCTGCCTTAAGTCATCATGAAGGTGTATTTTATTTGGTTTACACAGATGTAAAAAGAAGCAAGTACCCCTTTAAGGATGCTCATAATTACTTGGTTACAGCAACAGATATCATGGGGCCTTGGTCAGAGCCTGTCTTTTTAAACAGTGGAAGCTTTGATCCCTCACTTTTCCATGATGAGGATGGACGAAAGTGGTTTTTAAATGTTGAGTGGGATTATCGAATTGATGGGAGAAATAAATCTGCAGGAATTGTGATGCAGGAGTATTCTTCAGATGATGAAAAGTTAATCGGTCCAATCTATAAAATATTTAATGGAACAGATTTAAGAAAAACAGAAGCTCCTCATATTTATAAACAGAATGGTTACTATTATTTACTTACTGCAGAAGGTGGTACAGGTACAACTCATGCTGTTACTGTTGCAAGATCCAAGGAACTTACAGGTCCTTATGAAGTAGATCCGTTAAATCCGATGCTAACCTCTGCTCATGACGAAAATCTGCCGTTGCAAAAGGCAGGACATGGAAGCTTAGTTCGTACACAAACAGGAGAATGGTTTATGGCTCATCTATGCAGCAGACCTGTAAAAGGGAAATACTCCATTTTAGGTCGGGAAACAGCTATTCAGCGTGTGGAATGGACAGATGATGGTTGGCTTAGACTTGAGAACGGAGGAAATGAAGCACAAGTAGACGTCATCGCACCTAATCTGCCACAACATCCTTTCCCATCTGATCAAAACGAATATGATGATTTTCAACATGAATCATTACATAAAACCTGGAACACCCTTCGCAAAGCTCCTGATGAATCTTGGTGCTCATTAACAGAACGTAAAGGCTGCTTGCGTGTAAAGGGAGGAGAATCCATTCACTCATTGAATGACCAGCATCTAATTGCAAGAAGACAGCAGCATTTTTCCTGTGAAGTGGAAACAGAAATGGAATTTGAACCAGAAACATTTTTACAGATGGCAGGTTTAGTTCTTTATTACAATACGGACAATTATGTCTATCTCTATCTTTCGCATGATGAAGAAAAAGGAAAATGTCTTAATATCATGAGATGTGTTTGGGGTGAGTTTGAGCAATTGAATCTATGGATTTCTATGAATGAGAATAACAGCATCAAGCTCAAAGCTGAAATAAACGAGGACGAAGCAATTTTCTTTTATAAAACGGATGGTACTAGTTGGGACAAAATTGATGTTCCAATCAGTATTGCCCACCTTTCTGATGAGGGGAACGGATTTACAGGAAATTTTGTTGGAATATGTGTACAGGATCTTCTCGGAACAAACAAACATGCTGATTTTCATTACTTTCGTTATCAAGGAAAACAAGAGGGGGAGGAATGAACGAAGATGGAAACAAAAACACTGAATTGGTCACAAAAAATGATTGACTCTGTAATGGTTCGAAGACCGCTTTTGTGTGAGGGTGTTCAAAATGATAAATGGTCATATGATTATGGGGTTGTATTAAAGGGAACAGAGCTTGTCTGGCGAAAAACCGGTGAGCATAAGTATTTTGATTATATGAAAACAAACATGGATGCGTTTGTAAATGATGAAGGGGAAATCCGTGAATATGACATTAACTTATTCAATATTGATCATATAAACAATGGAAAGGTTTTGCTTACTTTATACAAGGAAACGGGAGAAGAAAAATATAAGAAAGCTGTAGACCTTTTAAGAAAACAGCTGCAATTACATCCGCGTACATCAGAAGGAGTATTTTGGCATAAAAAAGTATATCCTCATCAAATTTGGCTTGATGGTCTGTACATGGGGTCACCGTTTTATGCGGAGTATGTAAAAGAGTTTGGACTAGAGAGAGAATTTGATGATATAACAAAACAATTTTTATTATGTGCAAAAAATACAAAAGATCATGAAACAGGCCTTCTTTTTCACGCATTTGACGAGAAAAAAATACAACCATGGTGCAATCCCGAAACCGGGCATTCAAAGAATTTCTGGGGAAGATCAATGGGGTGGTTTGTGATGGGATTAGTCGATACGCTCACATTCATTCCAGAAAATCATAAAGACCGTGATTCTTTATTGACATTACTAACAGATGTTTTACTTGCTTTGAAAAATGTGCAAGACAAAGAATCAGGAGTTTGGTACCAGGTCCTTGATATGGGAGAACGAAAGGGAAATTATCTTGAAGCATCGGCTTCATGTATGATGTTATATGCTATTGCAAAGGGTGTAAGATTAGGGTTTCTAAACAAGGAATGGAGACAGGTAGCCCACCAGGTTTATGAGGGGATCATAAACGAATTTATTACAGTGACAAGTGAAGGCTTGGTAAATTTAAATAAAAATTGCCAGGTAGCAGGATTAGGTGGGCCTGATAGACGAGACGGAACATTTGAATATTATATTAGCGAACCGATTATCACAAATGATTTGAAAGGTATAGGGGCTTTTATTCTAGCAGCGGCAGAAATGGAAAGTGTTCAATAGAGAAAGGAGAGATGAAAATGATTCCAACAAGTACAACCAACCTGCATGATATTACACAATATGGAGCCATAGGGGATGGAAAGACTGTTAATACGAAGATGATTTCCGCGGCCATTCAAGCATGTGAGGAAGCTGGGGGAGGAACGGTTTATGTCCCTGCTGGTCGATTTCTAACAGGAGCGATTATATTAAAAAGCAATATGAATCTTTATTTAGAAGCAGGATCCACTCTTTTATTTAGTACTGATGTAAATGAATATCCAGTTGTCCACTCTAGGTGGGAAGGGGTTAAAAGGGACGTATATGCATCTTGTATCTATGCAGAGAACGCTGAAAACATATCTGTAACAGGATATGGGACATTGGATGGTAATGGTGCATTTTGGTGGGATCTTTTTAGACGAAAAGAACACAGATACCCTCGTCCAAAACTGGTAAGCTTTGATTCCTGCAGGCATATTCTCATTTCAGGAGTGAAAATGATTCAATCTCCCAGCTGGACGGTAAATCCCATTTGCTGTGAAGATGTCACCATTCATAATCTCACCATTGTAAACCCCAGCGATTCTCCGAATACAGATGGCATTGATCCAGAGTCGTGCCGAAATGTTAGAATATCAGATTGCCATATTGATGTCGGTGATGATTGTATTGCCATTAAAGCGGGAACAGAGGATACAAAAAAGCGTGTACCTTGCGAAAATATTACCATTACAAACTGTACAATGATCCATGGACATGGCGGGGTTGTCCTTGGAAGCGAAATGAGCGGTGATATTCGAAACGTTACAGTGAGTAATTGTGTATTTGAAGGAACAGACCGAGGAATTCGGTTAAAATCAAGACGAGGACGCGGCGGTGTGATTGAAGACATTCGTGTAAGCAACATTGTGATGAAAAATGTTATTTGTCCGTTTATTGCAAACCTCTATTATTTCTGTGGACCACGTGGAAAAGAAAAATATGTATGGGATAAAAACCCCTATCCTGTAACAGATGAAACACCTGCTTTTAGAAGGATTCATTTTTCAAATATAACGGCAAGAGAAGTAAGTGCAGCTGCAGGATTTTTATACGGCTTGCCTGAGATGTATGTAGAAGATGTGACATTTGATCATGTAACAGTCGATATGGCTGAAAATGCAGAACCAGGTATGCCTGCCATGATGTCAGAATTAGAGCCAATGAAACAACGCGGCTTCTACTGCGGCAACGTCAGAGGTGTGAATTTTCATAGAGTAACAGTCAGTAACAATGAAGGTCCCGCATTTTATGTGGAAAACGGGGAAGATATTGAGTTCAATCAATGCAAACAAAAAACAAGCTCTGAAGGTTCGATGATTGAATTGAAGAATGTAACTTGTAAATAAAATAAAAAATCGTCCATATAAATTTTGGACGATTTTTTGTATGAAGGACAAATTTTGTTTCAAGCCCTTGCGAAATGTCCTTCATCCTTGGTATGAAGGACAAATTCTGTTCAAGCCCTTGCGAAATGTCCTTCATCCCTGGTATGAAGGACAAATTCCGTTTCAAGCCCTTGCGAAATGTCCTTCATCCTTGGTATGAAGGACAAATTCTGTTCAAGCCCTTGCGAAATGTCCTTCATCCCTGGTATGAAGGACAAATTCCGTTTCAAGCACTTGCAAAATGTCCTTCATCCCTGGTAAGAACTATTCGGTAAGGAATATAAATATCCTTCATCCCTGGTAAGAACTATTCGGTAAGGAATATATTACTAGAGTAACAAATTTAAGATATTGATCGGAGGCTCAAGAAACTACTTATAGATAGCGAATACCTGCAACCGAAATCAACTCAGGTTAATAGTGCATCTTATTTTAAAAGCATCAAAGTATAGTTTATTAATAGGCGTTTTTTGCAAAGCTTGTTTCTACCGCACTCTTTTTTAAAATCTATAGTGGAATGAAGCTGCAGACACTCCCCGGCGCATCGAGTGTCTGCAGCGCAATGGAACGAACTAATTTTTATCTTTAACTGTATTAAAAAACAACCATTATTTAATAGTAAACCCTTGCTGGTTCAACCAGCTTTCACACAATTCTGTCCATTTCCCCACAACAGGATCATCTCCAGCAAGACCTAACCCATGACGTCCATTCGGAAAAATATGCATTTCAAAGGGAATCTTATTTTTACTTAATGCCTGTGCATAGAGCAAACTGTTTTCAACAGGAACAGGTTCATCATCAGCTGTGTGCCAGAGAAAAGTCGGCGGTGTATCAGCCGTAACATTATTTTCACTAGATAATGATACACGAAGTTGTTCAGATGGTTTATTTCCCAGTAAATTGTTAACAGAGCCCTCGTGATAATCTTGTGTAAAAGAAATGACAGGATAACAGAGGATTGCTAAATTTGGCCTGCAGCTTTCCTTATCAATTACATCAGTAGATTCGTAGCATTCCTCCAAAAGTTGAGTGGAAGCCATTGACGCTAGATGTCCACCTGCCGAAAATCCTAATATTCCAATTTTCTGTGGATCAATAGACCATTTTTCTGCATAATGGCGAACATAGCGAATCGCACGCTTGGCATCTGCTAATGAAGCAGGGTGTCTCGAAGGTGATACGCGATAGTTTAACACAAACGCTGATATACCTAAGGTGTTGAACCATTTTGCGACCGGTTCACCTTCATGATGTGCACGATGCTGATAACCACCACCTGGAAAAATGATAATAGCCCCATGCTTTTCCTTACCATCGATAAGGTAGGGGGTAATTGTTGGAGAAAATGTATCTTCAGAACTAAGAAATGGTACACTTTCTGTCCATAATGAATTTGTCATTTAAAAGACCTCCTAAAAAACCATCCTATTTTTTTAAGGTTGGAACCCAATTGTCAGAGCTCTCAAATATCTTTTCAATCGTCAAATCCGCAAAATCACGTTCTGATAAAAGTGTTGACCACTTTACTCGATGTTCCATTTCACCACCAGGTCCAGTACTCGCTGCTTCATAGTATCTTGAGGTTATTTCGTTTTCTTTGTCGCTCCAGTTGTCCCAGCCTTCGCGTTTAATATGAGACCCCATCCATGTTCGAATAAAGCTGGTTTGCGCATAAGGGCGCCACGGTCTTCCTAAATATACAGTATTGTCATTTGCCCTGCCGGTTAATTTACAATCAAAAAAGATAAAGCCATATGCTGATTCCTTTGGTGCGGAAGAAGCTGTTATGTATCCATCACGTAAACTATGAATTTCACAATGTTGAAAAACGACTGTGCCAGAGCCGAAAATAAAATCAACATGACCTTCAATATAGCAATGTGAAAAATATTGCCGACCGCGACTTGAGTAAAGAGTATCTTGATTACCTAGTAATCGAACATGATGGTAGATACCGCGATCACCGGATACATAAAGCGCTAGTGCTTGCCCAATTTCCTCTCCATAACCTGCTGTATTTTCAATTGTTATGTTTTCAAGTTGAATATTATCTGCCTGTATGGTAACAACTGGTGTACGAAATGTTCCAAGCTTCTTATGATTAGAGTCAGTCATTTCCGCATATAAATGATTTGTAATAATTGTGTTCTCAACATCTTCCCCTATTAAAGAAATATCTGGTTTATTGTCAGGAATTACAACGTTTTCTTCATATTTACCTGCCTTAATAAAAATGGTGACAGGTTCAAGAGGAAGAACACGAACTGAATCGACCGCATCCTGAATACGTAGAAAGTCTCCATTACCTTCTTTACAAACAACTATATTTCTCATCCGATGACGCCACCCCTTTGAACTAAATTAGAGAATCCTTTCCTATCATTTACAATAGCTTAATTTTGGGAAGACTTCTATAATCATTCTCCATATATAAGGATTTCCATCAAAAAAAGTGATCTGTTGAATCTAATATAAGATAATGATTATGTAGGTTTGTATTCCTTATATTTAGTATATGTACTTGTCATTATTGTTGGCAGATATAAATCAAAGCGAACAATCATATATTTGTTGAATTAAATAATGTAAACGCTCAGTTGCAGTATGTATCGCTAAGGTTGCATGGATACGACTCAGCTTTCACACAATATATTTTTATATATAAAAATATCCGGGCCCCCAAGAAGGGGTGACCGGATATTATATTATTAGAAAAGATATAGAATTGTACTTATCTGAGGGAGGAAAAATTAATGCATTATCATTTCATGAGCGATTTCCTCACCGCTAAGGTCAGAAGGGTAATAGGTTGGCCAGTTAATGACTTCCTCTAGCAACGCTTCCCGGTCATCACCCCAATACAAGTGATAGTGATATGAATCGGTTGGGGCAATACTGTGATCACTAAATTGGATATAGCTTGGCATCTTTCCTTCATGCTCGTCAGCAAGTTTGAAGACATAGCGCACACCACGGTTTCCAGCTTCATAGTTTAGAATTTCATAGCCGTCATAGATATAACTTCCAGACGATTTTTCTCCATCTTCAAAGAATGTGAATGTATCTCCTTCAATAATGATACGGTCCACGCCTGTTTTATATCCTATTGTATAGTAATCTTTATATTCTTCTTCAGTCTTGTCTCCGTCTTCTGCTTTGTGAGCAAATACTTCATCGAGGGTACCATCCAGTAAATAAGGGTAAACGGATTGCCAGTCACCTTCCCAGTCAGATAAGTCCCGGTCTTTAATTTGATCATCTTCAAAGTAACCATCATAAATCTTCTGAGCTTCTTCATCTAATTCATGGCTGTGATCATGGTCGTGTACTTCGGGTTCTATAGCAGGTGCATCTTCCAATGCTGTAAGCAGCTGTTTCAGGTTATGTCTCATCAGTGTAAAATAATCTTCATCTTTTTTAATATCTTCATCTGTCAGTACAGACAGGTTATGCAGCCTTAGCGTTTCTGCACCTATTTCATCCCTCACGACTTCAGTTATTTTCGTCGTAATGTTCTGTTCAAAAAAGACGTGTTTTAATCCGTATTCTTTAGCAGTCTCTACAAGTGTCTGTAGTTCTTTCTGAGACGGTTCCTGCGTAGGGCTCAAACCGGTAACAGCAATCTGGTGTATACCGTAAGCTTCTTCCCAATAGCCATATGCCGCATGAGAGACGATAAAATGATTGCCTGTAGCTGCTTTCAATTCAGCGGAAAACTCTTGATCTAGCGCTTCAAGGTCAGTCTTGAGAGTTTCAAAGTTTTCATTAAATAATTTCTCTTTTTCAGGTTTCATTTCTACTAATAAATCTTTAATATCCTCTGATAATTCAATGGAGCGGGTTGGATCCAGCCATACGTGGGGGTCATAATCTCCGTGGTCATGATCATGTCCGTGATCGTGGTCATGGGAACCTTCACTGAGCTCAATCCCTTCAGATGCTTCAACAACTGTCACATCTTCAGCCTCTACAGCTTCAGCGATTTTTTCAGCATAGGCCTCCAGCCCCGCGCCATTCATTATAAACGCATCCGCTTCAGCAATAGCCATTACGTCTTTAGAAGTGGGCTCATATGTATGGGGGTCTGACCCTGGTGGCAGGATTGATTCAACTTCAGCTTCTTCCCCTGCAATCTGTTCTGCAAAAAATTGCAGGGGATAAACCGTAGTGAAAATTTTCGTCGGTTCAGTTGATGCCGATTTCTGTTCTCCACTATTATTCTCATTTTCTACTCCACATGCAGCAAGGGTAAAGACAATTAATAAACCAAATAAAAACATCCATTTTTTCCTCATATGTATCCTCCTTTTCACTTTTCACAAAAAGAGTATATCGTAATAGTTACGATTTGTAAATAGTAATGGTTCTTATTTATAACAAACGGTTATTTGTATAAATATATTCCTTTTGTGTATGTTTACAATAACGATGATAAAAAGGTTAGTAGTCACAGGTGTCCTTAATATCAGTATGTTAAAAGTAAATAATTAACCAATTGAAACATAAATAAGATAAAGTAATAGACAGACATATCATGTATAAAGTATAATGACATAAGATTTAATAGCGAAAGCTTCCAATGTAAAGGGGAGTAGCGTCAGGATTATCCTGAAACAAAGTCGTCATTACATGAACTTTGTTCATCGGCTTTGTTGGCATATCATTGTGCTTAGCGAGACCTTTGCCTTATAGGCAAAGGTCTCTTTTATTTGTGCATAATAGCTATTTATAAATCTAGTAAAAACAGATATCCAGGAGGTAATCTTAATGGAAATGGAATTTCTCACTGCACTTTTATCTATTATTGTGATTGATTTAGTTTTAGCCGGAGATAATGCCATTTTAATCGGGTTAGCGGCAAGAAACTTGCCAAAACAACAACAGAAAAAAGTTATTTTATGGGGTTCAGTAGGAGCAATTATTATTCGTATCGTGGCAACCTTAGCTGTTGTTTGGTTATTGGAAATCCCGGGTCTTCACCTTGTCGGCGGACTATTATTAGTCTATATTGCTTACAAATTGCTCGTTGATAATGATGACCATGGCGATGTAAAAGCCGGGGATAGCTTCTGGGCAGCACTCCGAACAGTTATTATTGCCGATGCTTTAATGGGACTTGATAATGTCTTAGCAGTAGCCGGTGCATCTCACGGAAATATGCTATTAGTTGTTTTAGGTCTATTAATCTCTGTGCCTGTCGTTATGTGGGGGAGTACATTAATTCTAAAATGGATTGATCGTTTCCCGATTATCGTAACAATCGGAGCAGGTATACTTGCTTGGACTGCTTCAAAAATGATTGTAGGCGAGCACTTCTTAAGTGGTATATTTGAAAATGGTTTTGTGAAATATGGATTTGAAATCTTCGTCATTGCAGCAGTTATTATAACAGCTAAATATGTACAATCTAAAACGGCAAAAAATCAAGAAGAAACAGCTCTTTTAAAAACCGGAACACATTAATACTAGATTGGCCAACCTATAATGATGGGTTGGTCTTATTTTTATGGCAGTATACGCAAAGGTTATTGCTTTGGATTACTATTTTAACGCTATAGTGGAATGGAGCGGAAGACACTCGACTCCTGCGGGAAGTGAGGAAAGGCTGAGACCCCACAGGCGAAGCCGAGGAGGCTCAGCTTCCTCCCCGGCGCATGGAGTGACTGGAGCGAGATGGAACGAACTAATTTTAACCTTAACTGTATTTAACCTTTTTAATATAAACATGTATTAGTAATTTCAAGTTTCTTGCCTATTCAATATATTTACACTACAATATGTAATGGAAGGTGAGATCAATATGAATATTAATAATTTCCGATTCGATCAAGTGGGATTAAATCGTTTTTTTGGACCTTTAGAAGCTAAAATTATGGATATTCTTTGGGAAGGCTCTGAGAAAAGCATAAAGCAAGTGCAACAGCAGCTTGAGAAAGAGAAATCAATTAATTTTAATACCGTCATGACGGTAATGAACCGTCTTGTGGAAAAGGGAATTCTTCAAAAAAGAATAGAAGGACGAACCTCCCTTTTTATCCCGGTTAAAACAAAAGCGGAATTTATTGAAGAGCAATCAAAAAAGTTAACAGATAATTTATTAGATGAGTTCGGTGGTTTAGTTGTAAATCATATGCTGGACTCCCTAACAGAAGTAGATCAACAATTGCTAACTCGACTAGAAGAAAAAATTGATCAACTAAAGAAAGGGAAGAAACAATGAAATGGAGATATAAATCATTAATTGTTTTTGGATTAGGCCTGTTCTTAGCGATCGTTCTTTTTACACAGATGGGGTTGTACCTATATCATCATATCTTGGGAACATTCATTCATTTCAATGTATTTCAACTTTGTATTAGTTTATTTAGTGGCAATACTTTGCTTTATCATATCGTATTATTTTTAGTCAACTCGTTTGTAGCTTGGACATTCATTATGGTCTGTATAAAAATCATGAGGCAGATTTTGTTTTTTTCAAAATTAAAAATAAGATTAAAACGGAAATTAAATCGTACTGAAACGAAAAAAATTAATAGACTATTTAATCGTAGTAAAGAGGATATTTATGTTATTCAACATGGAGAGCCTATTGCTTATACAGTAGGATTTTTGGAGCCTATCATTGTCATTTCTACAAATCTTATCGAACTATTGGACAAGACTGAGCTCGAGGCTGTCATTCATCATGAATCAGCACATCAAAAATATAATGATCCTCTCAAAGTCTTTATTTTACAATTGATTTCTGAAGTTATGTGGTATATTCCATTAACAAAATGGTGTTATGAAAATTATAAAATAATGGTGGAACTTGTTGCTGATGAATATGCGGTTAACCGCATGGGTTCACAGGTAGGACTTGGTAGTGCTTTACTTAAACTACTCAAAACTTGTATTCATAATCGAAGCTCTGCTCCAGTTTTAGTCCCATTTTCAGATGGAACTGTAAAT encodes:
- a CDS encoding TerC family protein — translated: MEFLTALLSIIVIDLVLAGDNAILIGLAARNLPKQQQKKVILWGSVGAIIIRIVATLAVVWLLEIPGLHLVGGLLLVYIAYKLLVDNDDHGDVKAGDSFWAALRTVIIADALMGLDNVLAVAGASHGNMLLVVLGLLISVPVVMWGSTLILKWIDRFPIIVTIGAGILAWTASKMIVGEHFLSGIFENGFVKYGFEIFVIAAVIITAKYVQSKTAKNQEETALLKTGTH
- a CDS encoding pectinesterase family protein, with amino-acid sequence MRNIVVCKEGNGDFLRIQDAVDSVRVLPLEPVTIFIKAGKYEENVVIPDNKPDISLIGEDVENTIITNHLYAEMTDSNHKKLGTFRTPVVTIQADNIQLENITIENTAGYGEEIGQALALYVSGDRGIYHHVRLLGNQDTLYSSRGRQYFSHCYIEGHVDFIFGSGTVVFQHCEIHSLRDGYITASSAPKESAYGFIFFDCKLTGRANDNTVYLGRPWRPYAQTSFIRTWMGSHIKREGWDNWSDKENEITSRYYEAASTGPGGEMEHRVKWSTLLSERDFADLTIEKIFESSDNWVPTLKK
- a CDS encoding BlaI/MecI/CopY family transcriptional regulator, encoding MNINNFRFDQVGLNRFFGPLEAKIMDILWEGSEKSIKQVQQQLEKEKSINFNTVMTVMNRLVEKGILQKRIEGRTSLFIPVKTKAEFIEEQSKKLTDNLLDEFGGLVVNHMLDSLTEVDQQLLTRLEEKIDQLKKGKKQ
- a CDS encoding M56 family metallopeptidase, whose translation is MKWRYKSLIVFGLGLFLAIVLFTQMGLYLYHHILGTFIHFNVFQLCISLFSGNTLLYHIVLFLVNSFVAWTFIMVCIKIMRQILFFSKLKIRLKRKLNRTETKKINRLFNRSKEDIYVIQHGEPIAYTVGFLEPIIVISTNLIELLDKTELEAVIHHESAHQKYNDPLKVFILQLISEVMWYIPLTKWCYENYKIMVELVADEYAVNRMGSQVGLGSALLKLLKTCIHNRSSAPVLVPFSDGTVNFRIKQLLEPEFSIPVKCPLISIIVSINMIVFLMLLMIML
- a CDS encoding metal ABC transporter solute-binding protein, Zn/Mn family — translated: MRKKWMFLFGLLIVFTLAACGVENENNSGEQKSASTEPTKIFTTVYPLQFFAEQIAGEEAEVESILPPGSDPHTYEPTSKDVMAIAEADAFIMNGAGLEAYAEKIAEAVEAEDVTVVEASEGIELSEGSHDHDHGHDHDHGDYDPHVWLDPTRSIELSEDIKDLLVEMKPEKEKLFNENFETLKTDLEALDQEFSAELKAATGNHFIVSHAAYGYWEEAYGIHQIAVTGLSPTQEPSQKELQTLVETAKEYGLKHVFFEQNITTKITEVVRDEIGAETLRLHNLSVLTDEDIKKDEDYFTLMRHNLKQLLTALEDAPAIEPEVHDHDHSHELDEEAQKIYDGYFEDDQIKDRDLSDWEGDWQSVYPYLLDGTLDEVFAHKAEDGDKTEEEYKDYYTIGYKTGVDRIIIEGDTFTFFEDGEKSSGSYIYDGYEILNYEAGNRGVRYVFKLADEHEGKMPSYIQFSDHSIAPTDSYHYHLYWGDDREALLEEVINWPTYYPSDLSGEEIAHEMIMH